The nucleotide sequence GATCTTTTAAGTAAATGGTCAAAGATATGATATCTAACTCCTGCgtaaagaaaaacattttttgaaatacCAAGATGAAGATGAGTTGCAACTAAATGACGGTTAAACCTTTATATTTACGAGCAAAAAGACGATCACTCACCACATGCCCGTCTTTTCGCTTTTTTTATTGCGTTAACCACTTGTAGATTATCAACCATATTTTATAGAAATCAAaccatattttatatatatatatacatatatatcaaAACTATAAACTATATAATGGACGTAATTGAATAACAgtgtaaatttatatattacTTCAGTACTCCTcgattaaactaaaaaaaagactaattaCTATGAAGATATAATATATGTTTCTTTTATATGAATATCCAACACATTTTAGCATGTAGATATGCCCACaagatttattttttctcttcttcctaAACACCagaataaaaacatttgaaaaCACGAAaataataccatgtcatagAATTTCCCACTATTGATTAAAATAGAAGTGCATGGtacaatcatatatatatatatatatatatatatatatagaggatgTATCACATGAGAATGACTTGTTATATGAGAATGGTGAGAATGAATATGAGTCATTAGATTAAAATtgaatggttgagattaaaCCTCACTTAATGTACCATTGTCATGTGCCATTTTCATTCCTTCACGTTCGTCATCTCTTTCTCAGCCACATCTCTCCACACTCAATCAACATTTCTCCCACCATCAGAGTTCCTTTCTCTCTCACCGTCGTTGTTCTCTTTACACTATCGGagttcctttctttttctttttttctttttcttttgcgGCCATCTTTATTCCGGCAACCACATCTCTCAGGTGAAGTTTACTGGTTCCGACGAGAACAACGACACCGGAAAACCTGACGGCGGCGACGGGGACGCCGATGGAGAGGAAGAACACGAATTCAATTAGCTTTGAAGGAATTAATAACAGTTCCATTAGAGAAGCTTTTCCATTGACGAATTGATTTGAGAAGAAGAACAGTGGTGGATAAATTGAGGagagaaaacaaatttaaaggaATCGATTCCCTGCAAGAAACTCAtcactttgttttttattgttttccaaCCACAAATTGAAGGTgaattaagtatttttttaagatcTGTTTGTTTTTCATCTCACGCAAGCCAACAATGGTGGAATTGGAAATACTGGTGGGATGAATTGTAAAGAATTGAGAAACAATGAATATGTACTTGAATATTCTAAAGAAATGCATCACACACTTTATCataattttaattgttgttcCGTTGCAATTTTTCTGTGTTTGTGTTTGATGGAAGAGGATTCGATAGTTGATTGTGGGGAGAGAGAAAGTCTAATGAGAATGTGATGATACATGATAATGGTACATTAAGTGAGGTTTAATCTCAACCATTCCTTTTTAATCTAATGACTCATATTCATTCTCATCATTCTTATATAACAATGACATTCTCATGTGATAcatcctctatatatatatcaatactttttttttttaatttgatctcATAATCACAGCCTTACAACACTAGCATATAGTattgtcaaaacaaaataaactagCATATAGTATtccacaccaatacaaacttaTACATTTTACATATAATCATGAACAAACTGTCTAAGTAGTACGTGTTTGTTGTGGCGGTGGAAATAGAAAAAAACGCCGTTTGCACAAAAGCTATAAATGTTAGCTTCTTTATTTTCACTTTCAAAATGCCTCGGGATGCGGAAAATGCTAATACACCGCTGTACCAAACAGGTTAGTAACAAGTAACAGAATCACTttactaaaaagaaaaacaaaaagtaacagaataacttcaaaaaattattatttatagagaaatttaTTCTGGTAACTTGATCTTCAATTGAATTACTCATGTATCCTTCCTTCATCCACACCTATGCCAGCTTCAGCTTGTTCCACTTCTGCAACAGAGTCTTTATTCTTTGATAAGTCTTCACCAATTCCTACACCTATAAGGATAACAACAGCATCAAAATTagaatcatatcatatatattatgTAACACAAACATTATGCAAAATGTACTAGAGAAAAAGAATTACCCTGTTGTGATTGATTCTCCTCAGGTTTAGCAAACCAAGATCCATAATAATTCTTAACCCTGTCAACCATGCCTTTTCTTGGACTAGTCACATTGCTCTCTTCAAAAACTTTCTTTGACTTCTCATCCTCACTAGCCAATATTCCATCCTCTTTTGTCAATGGCTCGTCTTTCCCTTCATGTAAAGCTTCTAAAATCACCTAAGAAAGTGCCTTATCTTCTTCACTAGGCCTTAGCTTCTCAGCCAAATAGTCTTTCACAGTAGCCCCTTTATCTCGATTTTTTGTTTCAGTTCCCTCATTACTAGCTCATTATTGAGCTTAGAAGTTCCATTATTATTGAGCTTAGAAGTTTCATAATTGTCAAGTGGGAGAGTTTTAACAGCTATTGTTGCAGAAGTGATTACATCAACTCCATCTTTGTAACTTTTGTGTTTCGATTGTATCTCCACTACTTCATGTGAAAAAGCTCATACTCTTGTGTCAAGATATTGATTGACATACTCTTGCAAGGTATCCCGCACCGCCTTTGCAAATTTATAGTGGGATACACGGTAATGTTTATCGAATCCAAGAGCAGAGATGAGAATGTAGCATGCCTTCCAGTCATTCTATACTGTCTCAGCCTCAACATCTGTCTATTATCCTCTGATTTATCTAGGTCAATCCTCTCATTTTCTACAATCAGCATAAAAGACCCATTTTTGACGGATTGCCAAACTTCCATATAATAAACCATGTGATATGAACTCTCATAATTTTTCCAATACATATAATTCTCACCAGCGAAAACTAGAGTTCTATTGCAACCCCCATTCGAATTCGAGCTTTTGAGCTGTTTAAAGCTCTTAGTCAAAAGACCAGGTGATCTGATATCACTTGTTGGAAAGTATGGATTGTATCTAGAGGTAGGGGGGGGGGTGAATAGATACCCCCTTATATTTCAAGGTCAAAGATATtagttaaaattataagtaaataaattattcatcaaaaagtCATTATTTTGATTCAAATGTATTAAAACGCACCCAAAGAGCCCTAGAGATGGTAAGGGGTCCTTTCCAAATTAATCAGAGATCTTGAGCTCAAATTCAACCTTACTTGATCTACACTTTTACAAAATAGGTGTTGTTGACGTCAAAACTAGAGGGGAGAGAAGACATATTGCACGTGCCTCACTTTGAGGTTTATTTTATTGGACAAGTGTGATATTATGAGTCACTTGATTCCATGGATTTCACAACTATGATTTGTTGCTAGTCTTATGACTTACACATGATATAACCGGATCATGACTCATAAACAATATCCTCAAGGCATTCTTTAGTATTTCTTTAATTATAATTAGCAATGTAACTTATTATGTTATTCATGTATATACTTTACGAAGAAACAGTTTAAACAAGAGTATGTTACATACTGAAACTTTACGAATATACTTTAAGAAGAGACAGTTTAAACAAGAGtatattaaatactaaaacTTTACGAAGAGAACATTTAAACAAGAGTATGTTACATACTGAAAAGTTGGAACTTCAAATCTTCAAGCACTATTCTACCATCCAAGACACAAGACCCATGACATAGTTCACTGAAAGTTGCTTAATTGTCTACCTTAGGCCTAACTTCTATTCCTTCAAGAAAGAAATTCCCGTCTCACCAGCCTTTATTTTCGATAACACTCATATGGACTTCTTCATTTTCAAGGCCTGAATTGAAGAACTCTCCCATCTCAATCTCCCACCACCTACCACTTCTCCAACTAGGCCGCGGCAATCCTACTACTTTGTTATCTGATCTTATCAAACAATTGCAAAATCCTCTTTCTCTGATGTATATGAATTCTGCATTTGGatccaaacaaacaattttagtGCTACTATGGCCACCTTTGACACCGACAGATAAATCCACAGGAAGGTTCTCAAACCCATAGGAATCAATCATTTTGAACACAAGATAAGCTGCATATTGAGTATTTGGGGACAAGGCAAGATTGTTAATCATCCCACGAATTTCGAGCCACCACACAAGACAAAGTTTAGCAACTTCGGGGAACCTGTCCAACACAAAAGTTGTCGAGATAAGATACaagaattgagagaaaaagaaagtttaAAAGGATTCATAACATCAAAAATGGAATATTTATACATGTGTAGATACACTAACAATGCAAGCTCATCATCTAATATTTCAAAGTTGAATCGAAGTTTCCAACTTTCAAAAGAGTACTAACAGCAAAAtatttttaccaaaaacacTTTGAAACAGCTCAACtaataaaaacatcaatttaTCATATATGGCACCAATGATAGCTAAATTATTTCCAAGTGAAATCGATTATGAAAAACTTCTCATTCAACAAGTTATATTGTTTGTTATTGATAAAtaattagcaagtgtactaatttAAATcgagtaataaaataattcatttccCCAAGGACTGTTTTAATCTCTACTTAACAAGAAACATTAACATTAAGATGTAAATAGATTTGGGGTTGCCGTAGGCAAAATTGGTTTTGTGTGCAATTGTGATTAAAATGACGAAAGTAACGTtggtttttgaaataattaagaGAGATGACTAGGTCATTCGATTCATTCTGCACTTCACTCACTAGTAACATGTTTCTGATGTCTACGAATGTCACAAAGTAAACGACGAATTAACACATTAACTTAGGTCAATCCCTTGATCCTAAGTCCGCTTATCTAATCATAattccctaattccttaggtgaacCTATAATCGTCAAAGGATATTAAGTCCGTTAATTCAATTATCACAACCTAACAACGCTCCATCCCTAGATTGTCCGTTAGATTGAACAGCATAAATATATCCGAGTTACAACCTACGGTCAATAGTCATATAATCTCTTGAATCAATTATATTGGGTCAGaatcataaaagcattaagaacaagaTATACTGAATAAACTAGATTGACATTCATAAACGTAAGAGTTTCAGGTTACATCCACATGAGGTTAGTACAGAATCATCTCTTGACCTAATCACAAAGGATCTAGCTACTCATGGCTAAAGCATAAATAACTAATAATAAAGAAGAATTCATTACATGAAATTGATAACCGGCTATGAGTTTTGATAGTCTCCCACCTTTTGCTCAGTGATCCAGCTCCAAAAGTATGATTTTCTCTCCAAAAATTCGAACCCTTGCCTCAGAAAACAACTTGGCTTTTATAATGAAAATTTTGGATTCGCCAAAACGTAGCCCGATGCAGAAAATCGAAGCACGATTGCTCATTAATCTTCAAAACTTGGTCTGACGCTCCtcaaaatcggagcacgatggGTTTCCATCGTAGCCCGATATTTTACGTAGCAAAAGCTTccaaacttgaccaaaaattgGACTACAATGCAAGAAATCAGAGCACAATTTCCTGCTTCCTTCAAGTATCAAATTTGTTCTTTTGTAGCTTCAAACTTATGCAAAAACACCTGAACTCAACTAGAATTACATAAAAACTGAGATAAAAATACTGTATGACCTAGTGTCATCAGTTATCTATGAAAAGAGTTATCTGACAGTGGACCACATCACTGTTACAGAGGTTCAGATCCAGGTGTATAGTTTACTTTGGGATTAAATAGTCTAAAAGGAAGCACTATCCAGAAGAAAAAATGAGGAGAAAGTGAGAGAGGCTGAAATGGAAAAAATgaggagaaagtgagaagaaaAGTCAGTTGGTTCCCGGTACAAGAGATAAGGGCTAATGGCATATTCAACCTCTCATTGTTTTTCATCTTGCATAGATGAAAGATTCCTTGACGAGGGGAATAGGATCCATCAACAGTATGAACTCAGATATGAAACATTCAATGAAATGGAATGAACAATTCGCCAAGAAATGAGAAAGAACAATTTTAAAACATGCAAGAGAGAAGGTAAAGAAACCAATAAAAGTGAGaaaatgaagggaaaaaaaattggcCAACCTGGAGCTTAAAAAAATCGAGGAACCAGAAAATGAGGAGAAATGTAAGAGACAAACAGAACACATTAAAAATGTTGAGTGTGACCCGTCAATTTACATATCTAGCATTCATAAAGGTGCAAATAAAATGTCAATAAAAGTTAATTAAGTTAATGATGGATGATACTCATATTGGTTGGTTATTACCTAattatgaagcacaaacactccTCGGATAAGGCGTGTCCCTATGTCAGACACATGTACCACACCACACCGACATATATActtacactaaattatgtgattttctaaaaatttAGCTGTGTCCAGTATTGTGTCccgtgtccgtgcttcatattACTTATCAGTTAATTAAGTTAATGAACACAATTAAAATAAgacaaatagaaaaattaagatCAAACCTGGAATCAGGCATAGCAATCCAGTTCCAGTAGCGGTTGTCATCACCCCAAGTAATGGCGAGAGATCTAGCAGCAAGCATGTAACACTTTTTCCCACTATTTCTATCTAATTGAAAGCTCTGCATTTTCAATAAACCCAAAAGGCTTATTATTAGCAGGCGAATTATGATCAATAATCACTGAACATCTGATTTAGCCCTACCTAACATGAGAGAACAATCAATTATGATTATACCTTTTTGCCATTGTCGATGATGATAGGTTGATCAGATAGAGCAAGATAAAGAGCCTTTTTGGAAGAAGCATTTACAACTGAAGGTGACTGTGAGACGATAGAGTCGATGTCGGAAGGGAGAAAATGATTCCAGACGGCGTCGGAACTGGCGGCAGAATGGAAAGTCTTGGACACGACAGAGAATCTACCGGCGTCAACCGGAGTACGAGACACCATGGTGGCAATGCATCCTTCACTAAcgggtgtattggattgagatttcaaatttttgttttataaaagtctGGTACTTAgtcaatcaagatttttaaggAATGTAACATTCTTGTGGTATTTAATTaggatttttaagattttttaatgagtccaaTGAAATTCAGcggtattcaattgagattttgcaTAACTTAAACTCTACtgattttaatggattgttgTGAGTAATGGATTTTTTGAGATTGTTGAGTGTAAAATGTACCTACTAACAATCTCACACGTAGCCTTGAGAttttgtaacactttttcaaattcatttttttttttatttctacgtttcttccaaattcttttCTGTTTTATTGTAACAATGGCaagatatatattttgtttggcaAATTTATTGTCGAAATCATCATGCCTCTAACTTGTACTTTTCTTAACATAACATTtacgttcattaaaaaaaaaaaagaacgtaCTGTATAATCTTATGGTTAATTTATCATCTActtatatatcaaattattataaaaatcacaactCTACGTTCATtggtattataataatttttctacttgcatTTTTCCACCTGTAACatgcatttttcaatcaaattattataatcaataaattaacataacttatttttaggtctatttattttgatatcatatgTCTAGAATTTTTAAGATCAATCAACCTGCTAGTAGTATTatctaatagtctttttttgaagtaatattacactcattgattcaatgttttttttttccgattGATTTATAactgtacttttgtttttgagatttttttgatCTGTActgtatctttaaatttattgacccttttaaaatcttaaaaatcctttaaaatctatatcatgaatccattaaaatcttgcaaagaatcttgattgtaaaaagtctttcaaaaaaaagtcttttaaaatcccacaaaatcaatacaatccaacaaaatcttctaaaatcttcaagattttttctatcaaaacagtcttttaaaatctcaatccaatacactTCAAACCCTGTCATTTTTACGGGGTGTAATGGATCATGACTTTTTTGtgatattcaatcaagactctttccaatttaaaaaaagtcttgtgttattcaatcaatattctttgtcatttaaacAAAGtgttgtggtattcaatcaagactcttaatcgcttaaaaaaagtctagtggtattcaaaatcattcaaatttcgaaagattgtttaataaatcagattttgatggattttgtgggattttctagtgaaattttagcatgaaaaagtctttcatgaaaacgaaaacatgagatttcttaggattgtttttttcttttactccctccggttttatttacaagagaaaattgactttttagatacattcaataatGTATTTATCAagtcaagaacctaaaccaaatacataaattatttgatgtatctaaaaagtaaattatctcttgtaaataggaccggagggagaaATATTTAACtatctctccttctctctcttttcctccaatctctctatctatctatctatcctttcctctcttcctctctctcaCTAACTCTcccctaaaaaataaagtaaaataaataaacagtcttttttgagattttgtgaaagagagtgtgttatgatattttttttcagttattt is from Medicago truncatula cultivar Jemalong A17 chromosome 1, MtrunA17r5.0-ANR, whole genome shotgun sequence and encodes:
- the LOC25485069 gene encoding F-box protein PP2-B10; translated protein: MVSRTPVDAGRFSVVSKTFHSAASSDAVWNHFLPSDIDSIVSQSPSVVNASSKKALYLALSDQPIIIDNGKKSFQLDRNSGKKCYMLAARSLAITWGDDNRYWNWIAMPDSRFPEVAKLCLVWWLEIRGMINNLALSPNTQYAAYLVFKMIDSYGFENLPVDLSVGVKGGHSSTKIVCLDPNAEFIYIRERGFCNCLIRSDNKVVGLPRPSWRSGRWWEIEMGEFFNSGLENEEVHMSVIENKGW